A stretch of DNA from Uranotaenia lowii strain MFRU-FL unplaced genomic scaffold, ASM2978415v1 HiC_scaffold_806, whole genome shotgun sequence:
TTCGACGTTTCTCACCCAGCTTAGAACATCTGTTCCGTACAATATCAGAGCAAGCCCGTTGAATATGACCTTCCAGGCCGCACTTATCACAAACTTTAAACTTTGCGCTGCAGTCCTCGGCGTCATGAAAATTTGCAGTACAACGCCAACACGGGACCGGTTGTTTTATTGATGAAGAATCATAATTGGGACGGAAGTATGGACCTTGATTGTTACGCCAGTTATTACGATCAGACTTGGGCTGATAGCCGCCGCGAAATGTAGATTGATAGGCACCACGGTACGCGGTTTGAGATCCGCCTCGGTATGGATTTTGGTACCCTCCACGATTTTGGAACTGGTACCCTCCTCGTTGAGTTTGGAAACGACCGTTGGATCCACGATTTCTGGATTGTTGAGAAAAAGTAACTGCAGCTACCGAATTTTCAGTCGATTGAGAATGCGTCTTAGCAAACACTTCTTCGTTCAGTTTGTCGAGTTCATGGGAACGAACTTTTTCAACAAGATCCGATAGGGACGATCCCTTCCTAAATATTTTCCGACCAATATCGCGCATTTTTACATCCATAGAGTGACATTGAATAACATCAGCTACATTTTCGACAAGCTGTTCGTCATCGAAGTCACACATTTTTGCTGCTGAAATCACACGCTTAACGTAACTCAAATCGGATTCGCCAGTTGTTTGTACCATACTGCGAAGTTTTTGTCGATGAGACGCTAAATATTGTCTTGAACCGAAGTATTTCTGCAGTCTGAAAATGGCATCCGAATAAGGTTCCAAAATGAAATCCGGACCATCGGCAGATGAAGTTGTGTTATCCAGAATGTCCATCAGCTGCTGTCCTgcttttattttgaagaaacgCATTTTAGTCGACTCGCTTTCGATGCCAGCCAAATCCATCGAAGCCTCAAGCAACTCCTTCCATTGCTCGAATGACTTACGAGTGACGTCATCTTCGCCCTGCGGAGGTTTACACTCAGGAACGTTCAAAGTTGCCACTGACAGATTATTCATGGACTTAACTAGCATTGACTCATCTTTGCGGTGAGAATAATGGGATTCACGCATAGTTGAGTGTTTTTGCATAAAACTACAATCGTCGATGTCAGGATCTGTAGGCTCAACCAGTTGTCGCTTCTCTGATCGAGCTCTCTTCAGCTTCGTGGCTAGAGCCGAACTACGGATTTTCTCCTGCTTAAGTTTTCTCTTTAGAAGAGCAATCGTTACTTTCGGGCCCTTGATAGTACCTTTACGTACTTTCCTGTGAATTAGGAATATCATGCGTATattagatttaagatttcacATATCACATTTCCTTTGCGGAAATTATTctgatgaaacatttttttttttacacttatagcaatttttatcaaatatcacTAGGTATAATTCGTAActttcaaatcaatcattcaatttcACCACATGACCTTTCATAGTtggttcattttaaatttatgaaacaaTAGATAGAattcaaaatgagaaaataattaATACTCACTACGCGAAATACGCCTCTCGGCTTTTATTAAAACCAATTCAGTTTGTATTTGTAAATACTTAGCCACATACACCAAGTTGTAGCCTTTCAGGGCGTGTTTAATATCATTTCATAATGTGCGATTTAGCCTCTCGGGGCACCAACATATTGATTCGTTGCCTCTCAGGGCTTGACAGTTTTCATCTTATAGTGAAGAACGTTGATAATACTTCAAATAGGTCTCTCGGGCTTTCAGCATAATTCGATTAATAGAATATTGGATTGGCCTCTCGGGGCACCTGATACATCAAATTGTAGCCTCTCAGGGCGTGTTGAATATCATTTTATAATTTGTGATTTAGCCTCTCGGGCAGCAAAATATTCATTCGTTGCCTCTCAGGGCTTAATAATTCCCATCTTATAGTTATTGAAGAACACTGACAATACTTCAAATAGGCCTCTCGGGGCACCTGATACACCAAATTGTAGCCTCTCAGGGCGTGTTGAATATCATTTTATAATTTGTGATTTAGCCTCTCGGGGCAGCAAAATATTCATTCGTTGCCTCTCAGGGCTTAATAATTCCCATCTTATAGTGAAGAACGCTGACAATACTACAAATAGGCCTCTCGGGGCTTCCATCATCATTCGATTATCAGAATATTGACTTGGCTTCTCGGCGCATCCAATACACCAAATTATAGCCTCTCAGGGCGTGTTGAATATCATTTTATAATTTGTGATTTAGCCTCTCGGGGCAGTAAAATATTCATTCGTTGCCTCTCAGGGCTTAATAATTCTTATCTTATAGTGAATAACGCTGACAATACTAAAAATAGGCCTCTCGGGGCTTTCATTCGAATAATAGAATATTGAATTGGCCGCTCGGGGCACCCAATACACCAAATTGTAGCCTCTCAGGGCGTGTTGAATATCATTTTATAATTTGTGACTTAGCCTCTAGGGGCAGTAAAATATTCATCCGTTGCCTCTCAGGCTTAATAATTCCCCTCTTATAGTGAAGAACGCTGACAATACTTCAAATTGGCCTCTCGGGGCTTTTATCATCATTCGATTAATAGAATATTGAATTGGTCTCTAGGGGCACTCGATACACCAAGTTGTAGCCTCTCAAGGCGTGTTTAATATCATTTTATAATGTGTAACTTAACCTCTCAGGCACTAGAATATACATTCGTTACCTGTCAAGGCTTGATAATTCCCATCTTATAGTGAAGAACGTTGACGAAACATCAAATTGGCCtctcgaggttttttttttcaacccaataaaataatttttgaatcagCCTCTCGGGGCACTCAAGACTTAAATTGATCAGTagccatttttgaaaaaaaataaggctTCTACTAAGGAGAAAAAATCGTTGTCCGTCAAAgataaaaactgtttgattaaTAGAAACGTTTATTTAAGGATAAGGTTCTCCAGTCTTCTATTGCAAATAAGGGAAATATGATTCTGGAAAATCtgtcaaagcttttttttttattattacagTATTTCTTTTATTCAGCATAATTTGCAATCGAATGGTTTTCCAGCCTTCTATTGCAAATAAGTGAAATatgattctggaaaaaaaatccgtcaagcttttttttttttatatatatatttatattctCAATCTTCAGGAAACTATACACAAGCATTCTTATACTCAGCCATTTTGTTAAATATACAGTATTTCATTTATTCAGCATCATTTGCAATCAAAATGGCTCGCACACAAGgcaaaaatttgtacaaaactgTGACACTATCACCACGAAAACTTACCTTTTAGGAGctactgcgccattgtcgtatcCGGTAGAACTTTTTCCCTCGAATTCCTCCATTTTCTTTACTCGTCACTCCACTTTTAGTTTGTTGAATTCACTTGAACACGTCAGCTTCTCAAGACTATTTTCTCCAAACTGACTCGCAAAACGATCAATCCCGCTTTAGGAGCTCCCACTCAGCCGACCTTGATTCTCTTTCTCTCTGTGTAACTCCAACGGTCATTATACCACTAGCTCTATATATTTTTGCTTCAAGGGCTCAAACAGAATAATCTAAAGGAAGGGTACATAGTGTATATTACTTGTGATTTCCTATCGTATTATTATCCCCACTAGCTATTCAATTTGCCACAAGGGCTCGAACAATATAATCATCTGTATTATCATTTCCTACAAGAGTAACGTTCAAAAAAGATAGTAAAACAAACTATCTATTGTTCTCATATTAgagttagttgccctactttggacctattAAGCGATGGGTTTAAATATTCGTCAaaaacaagagaattttatttagaaatcaGAAAAGGAACATTTTTTCTGATCTCATTTATCCATGTAAACGCCTGCAAAGATcagttgaagtttattttattgTAAACTGGCTGAACCGATTTAAGACCTGAATTGGgaaagaattcaatttttaaaatccaatttgacatttttgatacaaattttcattatacCTGTTAAGTTGTCAGGAAACGATATTACCGTTACTGCCTTGCGTTTCGATTTCCCCACATATAAACTCACTTCTAATCATTCTTTGAACAATTTCATTCATGGAAGTTCCAAGATGGAACCAATCACTTCCGCCtcttttgtttattgtttttaaattttaatttattgattttaaatatttaaaaatctttcagcTCGTTTTATAAAGTTGCAAAGATTGAAAATCTCATGCTGTTAAGACATacagaaaaaaagcttatttctTGATAATAAAGGgcaataaatttttggaaaaaaattcacgtaataCTAGCATTTCTTCAGGTCTTTAAACCTGcggctttaatttttttgggattttgggGTCAAATTTTGCCATCGTGCCTTCTTTaattctacacccaaaataatttagaaattatttttatgggatttttcacgcaaactgaaattttgttgcatcatATCGCTTCTACGCGAATCTTGTAGTAACCAGAGTTTTTCAAGTTCGCCCTGGTAGAAACTACTTTATTCCACATGATTGCCTCTTAATATTCACGTAAAATGGATGCTTTAAATCggtttcgagtttttttttctcaaattcttaTAAGAAAAGGTCAGTTCGCTGACTGTGTTCGTTCTAAggaatttttttgagaaagttagGTGACTGCTGTCAATTGCCTTAGACCAggggtcggcaaccttttgggTTAGAAGAGCCATAAACTTCAAATTTCAGGGTTGGAAAGAGCTATTATTTtggtttagaattaaaaaaaaaaaacaaaatatatgaatgatcaatgaaaacaagttttatgaaaacaaCTTCAAATTAATACAgagttttttctaacttttggatattttaaaaatttatttctattaaGGACATAGATCTCTTCTAGATAGTCAACTATCTAACAGGGtgtgattttatatcaattttaatgaGTTGTCAAATATCGGGTCaaggaaattttaaatacatatcaagcttaaatgaatattttgcataATGTTAAAGTGAAAGAGTTGGACTTATTAACATAAGCAATATATTTCTAATTTCTTCAGCaaagtgaaataaattttgttagatTATCAAGCTTTTCCATGACATTCCCCCAGATTTAGATGATCCTTTCCGAAATTCAGAAGCATGAGGTTAAATTCAACTGAAAGTAATGTAGCCAAAAATATAAATCTCCAAAATCATACAACtgataaggggccgttcacataccacgtgaacaacttaggggggggggggggggtaaggGTTTGGGTAATGTCCACGAGGACATACTTacttataaaatattttctaaagatgattaaatattaagatgtttatatcaaaatctttaaattgcaaagctttccagtttaagtttaatgATTAGTAGcaacttgaaagcaagtgataaatatcataatttagaaattaaaattttttgaaattattttatatcaggaaatgtTCGTCAAATtcgttttagaaaaaaagcaaatctGTACACGTgaacatccggggaggggggtaggggcaAGGATGGAAAAAATTTGTCACCAGCATGAAAGCTAATGATTTTCAATCGCCGTTCCCTTTACGATGGTAGCATCAGCGTTCATTTCGGTGTGCGAACTTCTTCCATtcccgattgctttgattggcAGTTAGAACTGAACGAATTCACCACCGATGGCAAATTGAACGTTCTTCGatgcgattttttccatgcttggGTAGGGGTTTACCAAATGTTCACGCTTGTCCacagaggggggagggggtcaaaaatctcattttgcAGTCCACATgatatctgaacggcccctagcTGGTCACACATGTCATTCCAAATTTcgaatttccaaaattcatgCTATCACGCGAACGTGtcgttattttatttattttatgagtctacaaaattcacaaatctCGTTTTATGTCACATGTGACTCTTCAAAATTCGGCGTCCAATTGAATGAATTATGAACTTATATATATTGTGGATGATGCATTAACTAAATCTGTAGTTTGATCAGTTTAAACCTGTAATATTGACAACAACAAAGAAACAGTACTTTTTGACGGGCAAGATCAGTTCAAGAATTCTTTGAaagtttcgaaacaaaaatcaataaaaataaatccacGATGATAACCTAACTTTtgatcaaaaatgtaaaataatatGTTCGATACTGaaacttcgttcaaaatttgtgtggTTTTGGAAAATCTGGGCTACAGgcatcacacttgaaattttaaatttttccaaagacTCAAAGGTTAACTTTACATacaatttaattattaaaaactgcttCGGGTTGTAAAGGTCAATTTAGTTATTGATAACAAGTGTTAAACCTgtaattaagttttcaaatagatttcCAGCATTGAATTTAtcattcattctcaatgctgaTTTCAGATTGATAAGTTGTCAAACTTCAATTTGTAATTCTCTACtcttagttttggaattttgtattttgaatttcatgaattttctcacttcttaacccgttatttattgagtaagctttcctgttttttttctgtacttATCAAGACAGAGCCAATTCGAACGTTGGGTTTCTGAGTTTTAAACTGAAAACCCGGTAATACCCGGGCAAATCCAGCCGAAATCaagatatttttcataaaagacaagagaaaagctgaaaaataaacccatgaaaaatgatttttaccaaGGCAAATAAGCAGCGTTCAAATCTTATCTTACAATTTCtaaaaaacaagttgaaaatttggaatttcataaaaattctgATACATCCgggagaaaactttttttttcgggcCGGGCATTTCTGGTTGCCGGGCTGGTTGAAATCAGGCAATCTGCAATGTTTAAAAGATACACATATAGGTATTCAGATACCTGAAATTATCGTTTTCAACTCAAATAAATAGGATTGGATAATAGGATTGGTTAATAACAAAACAGATGCTATCTAAGAACTACTTTATTGTAATTGATAAACTTTGATTTACCTGTTAGCtacagaacaatttttttttatgatggtttaatggcattgcggcgaactttttactatgaaaattcttgatagaagaattacagattgaaattaaatgacggatagacaaagcagatgcttaatagaagaaaattgaaagatgttgaaaatgagccaagagcatatttttatggaaagcttcaaaggtgcgttctagaccctttgtcccgcatcaattgaatggctgagagaagtaatagcgagaggcacaattacgttcacccatacatccaacccgatggattggcaaagcacgtgcttcccaaccGGACGAAAAGTCTAGaccgcatggctctggtgaagcttTCCTATTGCTGAGccagttcaagcgatgtgttattggttttttcagattccgtttttatcggcagcgctacttattcttttcacgcaagtaccgtaaacgtcatttaatttcaatctgtaattcttctatcaagaattttcgtagtaaaaagttcaccgcaatgccattaaaccatcataaaaataataatcaacggtgactattcgttaaaaagaacAGCTCATCTTTTGTGTTCGATTGATTCATAAGTGAACAcgcattttggaaattaataatttgattttagcTTTTATTGTTTGAAAACAACAGTTCTTCCATgcaattctaaaaataaatcttgATCTCTAAGCTGATGcataaaacataataaaaagcaaaaaactgcaaaattatgctttaaaaaCAACCAATTTGGTCCTTTCCGCTTGTTGCTACAGCGgatgcaattttgaaattttcttcttgacCGAAAGTGTGTCAGGTCACAAGACTCAATTATTGGTTtagcaagatttttttttgaatattttattaaaaaatatataggtaTAAATATTTGCGcagtgagctaaagagccgcagtttGCCGACCTATGCCTTAGAATTATTTCGAAGGTGAGAAAGTGTCCGAATAGATTTACTGTTGATTTGGACAGTGAAATTGAAATTCCTAaccaaataatgtttttttgggCCACGGAAGATCCTTTTGCGGAAGGTTGATGATAGGTTTCCAGACATCCTGACGGAACCGAGTGTTTTCCAGGGTTTATGAAATGACAAATTCTTGACTGATCCGAGAAAGGTAACTTACTTactattcataaaattcatttttatttattcaaatttatgttatttctaCAGGGTTACACAATTGAACCAGGCCCGGAATGCggattgttgcaaattttttgtGGTTAAGTGATGGTGTTCTGTTTGTGTTGAgcgaaaaaattaagaattatctttatttgaaaagaaatttcttgtttttttaaatcaaaataaatagaaaaaaaacgagcAAATCGAACTATATTACATTTCAAAACTAAACGAAATTCACGAATCTTTCGCGAAATTTTAGTTGATGTTCATTATGCATCAATTCTTATAGGGGCGAGTTTACATATATATATTtcgtagcatctacgtgaaaatcaagtggataaaaattatgtagtttttcacgtagccgctacgtgcagattattttgcgcGTAGGTACTTTAGAGTTGTGTTAGTATTGTCTTctataaactatgaaaaatgctgtttatttttagaaaaaaaaagacatatttgaaacattttctgtGTGGAACcaataatttcaaattgagACTATAGTTTGATTTTTACCAGTTCAAGTtagtaaactttgtaaaaaagcgggacatttttaaggaaaaagcgAGACGACAGGActcgggacattcaacaaacaagcgggacatgtcccgctttcatgggacggatggcaaccctgcCATATGGCAATAGCTGACTTAATAAAATAACATCTTTCTGACTAATCATGACttatcaaaactgaaaaatattaGTTGACACTGTTAATTTATTTCAGaacgattttccaaatttatatcaaaataatttttttttcaaaaactacacccgtccaaaaataaataaatttgatttttgtcattttttctcatGTATAATGGAATTCTCTCTAACAGGAtctgtaaaattaaatcaattatacTTGGCACATTCCAGTTAAAGATAAGTAGGAATTTCGTGCCTTTATTTCATTTGTTAATTCAAAACGTGCGAGTttgagaaagtgaaaaaaaataaaaacaaacgatACCTTGCCCGAATCAGCGAGCCCAAACCAGCATATGTAGGCAGCCTAATTGTTccgaaagtattttttttttcgcttcccgCCTTCAACAGTGTGCGGGTTTTCGGCTGACTGCGCCGATTGTTCCGTTCCGTTCGTGCCAGATCCGTTGATAAGCCAATTTCGAATTCCCGCCCGCTGCTCTTTTTGGCTGGTTGGCCTAGGTAGCTAGAAGAAGGCTCGCCAAGAATTCACTGGCATCCAATTTCCTAGCAGCCAACAGCCGGTGGTAATCTTCAGCTGGGTGTCGATTCGGGGCAGTCATCGAATTCTTTTCCGCCTTCCCCGAGAAGCGAGCGAATTCATGGCCATGGCCAGACCTGGTCATGTACTAAGTGTGCGGCAAAAGGTAGGAATACTCATTGGCTGGAGCaacaaatttcagtttaattctTTATGCCACCTTTTCGAAATATCGCCAATCGGTGTCGTGTCGAGTGGAAATTCTTCTCCATTTTCCTGGGAGCGCATTTTCCTCATTCCTGCTTCGATGGGACTTAGTCTATAAAAGGTATTGTCTGGGGCTCTAGAGAGACTCAGCATCAACCTAGGTCCCGTAGTGGTGATGGTAAGCCTTTGCGAAATTGCTCTGAGGACCCCGGGGGAGAATCCTCTGAAATTGTCCCGATGGGGGTGGTGGACGGTTGGTGGAAATAGCTTTGAAACGATGTTGTCCGTGAATGCTGGCTGCCGAGAGCATCTACTTGGCAATCGCCATCGGTTGCGACTCGCCGCGGTCGTTTTCATTAAGTAATGGCCATTCTTAGACTGTCCCTTGCGAACATCATCGTATGGATCGATTGGTTCAAAGGAACGGTAGAAGAAGGAAAGGGGGGATGCACGTGATCGTCTAGCTAGTTCAATGGTGTTGCGCTACTGTTTGGACCTAGCCGCGTATTTCTACTCGGACCAAGGCACAAGGCAAGGTCGCATGAGGCAAAGCAATTTGCATTTTCTTTTAATCCCGGGGCCTCTTTACAAGCATTTTGTCGCCATTGGGCGTCGTTTGGGGGGCGAAATAAATGTGCAAGCTTCTAAGAGCAATCTTAACAACACGACGAGGTGCTCGTTTCGATGGTCaataatgttttattattatacCTACTACCTATAGGTAGTCTATAGACGACAACAATTCCACGAGAAATCATCACGAAAACGGCCTTCATCGGTAGGTGTGAGtgtatttaatgaaaattactgTATTTGGAAGATACGAAGAGTGCAAAAGGCAATGGAAAACTTCTGATtcgtttttgattttgtttttgttttcagagTTTAgcctcaaatttcaaaatcggAATCCAGAATCGGCATtctaaatcagaattcagattgagaattagGACTGAGggtcgaatttcaaatttaggattaaaagttttgtattcagaattcagattttctgAGCTGAGATTAAGAATATCTCAGGTTAATTCGAAAAATTAATTTGTGAatatgcaaaaataaagaaagaaaaaatacatgaaatgaataaaatgtcaaaatacatTAAATACATAAGGCTTTGATGAAAAGGTCAAATTTGTAACAGTTTGTTGAAATACAAATTAAGTGAGGTacatcaaactaaaaaaatgattaattggGGCCTAAGCATTCGACCTTAGGCCTTTAGGTCGAAAGATGATGGATCTAGAGGTGTTAGGGCGGAGGTCAAAGTCCAAATGGGTTATCAGGCCAAAGGAAGTTCGGTCGAACAGGCTAATACACCGAATGTCG
This window harbors:
- the LOC129760890 gene encoding uncharacterized protein LOC129760890, coding for MEEFEGKSSTGYDNGAVAPKRKVRKGTIKGPKVTIALLKRKLKQEKIRSSALATKLKRARSEKRQLVEPTDPDIDDCSFMQKHSTMRESHYSHRKDESMLVKSMNNLSVATLNVPECKPPQGEDDVTRKSFEQWKELLEASMDLAGIESESTKMRFFKIKAGQQLMDILDNTTSSADGPDFILEPYSDAIFRLQKYFGSRQYLASHRQKLRSMVQTTGESDLSYVKRVISAAKMCDFDDEQLVENVADVIQCHSMDVKMRDIGRKIFRKGSSLSDLVEKVRSHELDKLNEEVFAKTHSQSTENSVAAVTFSQQSRNRGSNGRFQTQRGGYQFQNRGGYQNPYRGGSQTAYRGAYQSTFRGGYQPKSDRNNWRNNQGPYFRPNYDSSSIKQPVPCWRCTANFHDAEDCSAKFKVCDKCGLEGHIQRACSDIVRNRCSKLGEKRRNQNSHEDAVAPKTKRILKVSNDGDMNDQTNGDPSEKENAEQLLEIPLSIGKVGDTKTTEELIVGRIADVPVEFLIDSGAEVNTISSETFKLLSSSSASRDNLYNVREGSDKPLRAYAQSEVIPVKATFVAELYLSDDRPILMEKFYVISGARALLGRETAIRYSVLQLGLRVPVGEDSAKLISSLLAGELNTLSEGAEFPKFVMPAVTLSYDASKPPSRNIYTNIPPAFRQETEKRLNELLESGIIERVTEGMNKSFCSSLLVVPKGKEDIRMPTLDSILANLDGAKWFSTLDLTSAYFHVELSEESRHLTNFFAGSATYRFKRLPFGLTNAPDIFQEAMETIVLNNCPGSVNYLDDVLVHEEEEFNHLKREALQTIKRLGYFDYKHKTELYVDASPIGLGAVLIQFDDKDIP